One genomic segment of Methanobacteriaceae archaeon includes these proteins:
- the pyrB gene encoding aspartate carbamoyltransferase, with protein MGFKLKNIISIKDFSKGDIEYILDLAEEMEPIARSQEKSNILSGSILGMLFYEASTRTRLSFETAMKRLGGSTVGFAESGTSSASKGENLTDTVRIVAEYTDALVIRHNMEGTARYVSEMVDVPVINAGDGAGQHPTQTLLDLYTMKRVLGNIKELHVALVGDLKYGRTVHSLSYALAMFGAKMSFVSPPELKMPREILHDLSRAGVNVQETEDIHDVLPYADVLYVTRIQKERFPDPQEYLKIKGAYTIDSRLLKGSEAIVMHPLPRVDEISHDVDNTPYGRYFQQAFYGVPVRMALLKSII; from the coding sequence ATGGGTTTCAAATTAAAAAATATAATTTCAATTAAGGATTTCAGCAAAGGAGATATTGAGTACATTCTGGATTTAGCAGAAGAAATGGAACCCATTGCCAGATCCCAAGAAAAATCCAATATTCTCTCTGGATCTATCCTGGGAATGCTTTTTTATGAAGCTTCCACCAGGACCCGTTTGTCATTTGAAACAGCAATGAAACGTTTAGGTGGAAGTACAGTTGGATTTGCTGAATCTGGAACTAGTTCAGCGTCTAAGGGGGAAAATTTAACCGACACTGTGAGAATTGTGGCTGAATACACTGATGCATTGGTTATTCGGCATAATATGGAAGGAACCGCCCGTTATGTATCGGAAATGGTTGATGTGCCTGTGATCAATGCAGGTGATGGAGCAGGACAACATCCTACCCAGACTCTCCTGGACCTTTACACCATGAAACGTGTGCTGGGTAATATAAAAGAACTGCACGTTGCACTTGTGGGTGACTTGAAATATGGGCGAACTGTGCACTCCCTTTCCTATGCACTGGCCATGTTCGGGGCTAAAATGAGTTTTGTATCACCACCTGAACTTAAGATGCCCAGGGAGATCCTGCATGATCTGTCTAGAGCAGGAGTCAATGTGCAGGAAACTGAAGATATCCATGATGTTCTCCCCTACGCTGATGTTTTATATGTTACCCGGATCCAGAAAGAAAGATTCCCAGATCCACAAGAGTATTTAAAAATCAAAGGGGCTTATACCATTGACTCACGTCTTCTTAAGGGTAGTGAAGCCATAGTCATGCATCCCCTCCCCAGGGTTGATGAAATATCCCACGATGTAGACAACACCCCCTACGGAAGATACTTCCAACAAGCATTTTATGGTGTTCCAGTGCGTATGGCTCTTTTAAAATCAATAATCTGA
- a CDS encoding DEAD/DEAH box helicase gives MVRWIQHPLIHPEKIEARSYQQLLAAKVLKKGNTMIVAPTALGKTIIAALVAAERIKKYPDDKILILAPTKPLVVQHEESFRNFIKTTISSLTGAVKVEERVKRWNNSQIISATPQTVESDIIAGRYSLKDVSLLIFDECHRGTGSYSYVFLANRYTQEASNPLILGLTASPGGDEERISQVCQNLFIKEVVVKNEDDPDVKPYFNPIEVEWIKVELKKEHLAIKRHLDTVLKNRLKGLKKMGVISSVHQVSKKDILRARGKVQNRMSRSVKPPRNCLLAISMLTAVFSVMHAMELLETQGVSNLNSYFQRMRQKKTKAAQGLFMDENFKKAVFLTKKSFDKGIEHPKLEKLMKILKKSANKGEQVIVFSQYRDTVNQIFQKCQENDINAVKFFGQTNRETEKGLSQKEQKNIIKAFRMKTYQVLVSTSVAEEGIDIPSVDLVVLYEPVPSEIRMIQRRGRTGRTTKGRMIVLITKNTRDESFYYSSINRERRMKKELKGYDGFEQSLIADDKDVKLLSRKKPDNDEQITVHVDHREARSGVTRELSNLGVKIESTNLPVADYMVSPNIAIERKSSKDFVSSLIDKRLYKQAQALVENFSHPLIILEGDDLYSSGIHPNAIRGALASLAVDFNLPIIPTRNPEDTAAMIHRLAIRESDKSSREMQIQTDRKPLTLTEQQLFIVESLPNIGPVNARNLLEKFKSVEKVFTADLDELKSVKGIGEKIAQNIRNVVESEYSSDTRLENSSDSTDGKNLLFNGKNVAKGKNKPRKEFKLGEIENEKI, from the coding sequence ATGGTTAGGTGGATACAACACCCTCTGATACACCCAGAAAAAATAGAAGCACGTTCTTACCAGCAATTACTGGCTGCTAAAGTTCTTAAAAAGGGAAATACTATGATAGTGGCCCCTACCGCCTTGGGGAAAACTATTATAGCTGCACTGGTGGCTGCAGAGAGGATAAAAAAATATCCTGATGATAAAATACTGATTTTGGCCCCTACTAAACCTCTGGTAGTACAACACGAAGAAAGTTTCAGAAATTTTATAAAAACTACTATTAGCAGTTTAACTGGTGCGGTTAAGGTGGAAGAACGTGTGAAAAGATGGAATAATTCACAAATTATTTCTGCAACACCGCAAACTGTGGAATCGGATATTATTGCTGGCAGGTACTCTTTAAAGGATGTTTCACTCCTTATATTTGATGAATGCCATCGTGGAACAGGATCCTATTCTTACGTGTTTCTAGCTAACCGTTACACCCAAGAAGCAAGTAATCCCCTTATATTAGGATTAACAGCTTCTCCTGGTGGTGATGAAGAGAGAATAAGTCAAGTTTGCCAGAACCTTTTCATAAAAGAGGTGGTGGTGAAAAATGAGGATGACCCTGATGTTAAACCCTACTTTAACCCTATTGAAGTTGAATGGATTAAAGTTGAGTTAAAAAAAGAACATTTAGCCATTAAAAGACATCTGGACACTGTCCTTAAAAACCGGCTTAAGGGCCTTAAAAAAATGGGTGTTATTTCCTCAGTGCATCAGGTCAGTAAAAAGGACATTTTACGAGCACGTGGGAAGGTCCAGAACCGAATGTCCAGAAGTGTTAAACCTCCCAGAAACTGTCTTCTAGCCATTTCCATGTTAACTGCAGTTTTTAGTGTGATGCATGCTATGGAACTTCTGGAAACTCAGGGAGTGAGTAATCTGAACTCTTACTTTCAAAGAATGCGCCAGAAAAAAACTAAAGCTGCTCAAGGCCTTTTCATGGACGAAAACTTCAAAAAGGCAGTTTTTTTAACTAAAAAATCCTTTGATAAAGGTATTGAACATCCTAAACTGGAAAAACTAATGAAAATTCTTAAGAAATCTGCCAACAAGGGAGAGCAGGTTATTGTTTTCAGCCAGTACCGGGATACAGTCAACCAGATTTTCCAAAAATGTCAGGAAAATGATATAAATGCAGTGAAATTTTTTGGACAGACTAACAGAGAGACTGAGAAAGGTCTGAGTCAAAAAGAGCAAAAAAATATCATAAAAGCATTCCGTATGAAAACCTACCAAGTCCTGGTTTCCACCAGCGTAGCAGAAGAGGGTATAGATATTCCCAGCGTGGATCTGGTGGTGCTTTACGAGCCAGTTCCCTCAGAAATTAGAATGATCCAGAGAAGGGGAAGAACTGGTAGAACCACCAAAGGCCGTATGATCGTTTTAATAACTAAGAATACTAGGGACGAATCATTCTATTATTCCAGCATAAATCGAGAGCGGAGAATGAAAAAAGAACTAAAAGGTTATGATGGGTTTGAACAATCTCTCATTGCTGATGATAAAGATGTGAAATTGCTTAGCAGGAAAAAACCAGATAATGATGAACAAATAACCGTGCATGTTGATCATAGGGAAGCCAGATCAGGAGTTACCAGAGAATTAAGCAACTTGGGAGTTAAAATTGAATCAACCAATCTTCCAGTGGCAGATTACATGGTAAGTCCTAATATTGCAATAGAAAGAAAAAGCAGTAAAGATTTTGTAAGCTCATTAATTGATAAACGATTATATAAACAGGCACAGGCATTAGTTGAAAACTTTTCTCATCCCCTTATAATACTAGAAGGAGATGATCTATACAGCAGTGGAATTCATCCCAATGCCATAAGGGGAGCTTTAGCCAGTTTAGCTGTGGATTTTAACCTACCAATCATTCCCACTCGCAATCCAGAGGACACTGCAGCCATGATCCACCGGCTGGCAATTCGAGAATCCGATAAAAGTTCCAGAGAAATGCAGATACAGACAGACCGGAAACCATTAACCCTAACTGAACAACAGCTTTTCATAGTAGAATCATTGCCCAATATTGGTCCTGTTAACGCTAGAAACTTGTTAGAAAAATTTAAAAGTGTGGAAAAAGTTTTCACTGCAGATCTAGATGAACTAAAAAGTGTGAAAGGAATTGGGGAAAAAATTGCTCAAAACATTAGAAATGTTGTTGAATCAGAGTATTCATCAGATACGAGGCTTGAGAACTCTAGTGATTCTACTGATGGGAAAAATCTACTTTTCAACGGGAAAAACGTGGCAAAAGGGAAAAATAAACCTAGAAAAGAATTTAAGTTAGGTGAAATTGAAAATGAAAAAATATAG
- a CDS encoding cobalamin biosynthesis protein, whose protein sequence is MLLEFFIVFFMSILIDLLLGELPSFIHPVALMGRCIIIFKKKVLSSSPIKNRISGIFLPVVLIFIFGFSFIFLLMLSNFNHILFLIVSSILLSTTFAIKSLLKSVYDVYNKMKLDLDQGRLKLSFLVSRNTENLSLEDLVSAAIETLTENITDSVISPLTYIFIFGLLAIVFSSITIFNALYTNLLFNISFNKFFMQNYFPIVIAILAGVSYRVINTLDAMVGYKDEENIDIGWFSARVDDFLNYFPARFTGVLIVISSFLLRYNYRNSWKVMINDANNTPSPNSGYPMAAAAGALNVQLEKPGTYTLGEKYDDLTLEKIIEALKLTITTIAIYLIIILSIMVFIYLYFT, encoded by the coding sequence ATGCTATTAGAATTTTTCATAGTATTTTTCATGTCTATATTAATAGATCTACTTCTTGGCGAATTACCCTCTTTTATTCACCCTGTTGCTTTAATGGGCAGATGCATTATTATATTTAAAAAAAAAGTTTTAAGCAGTTCACCAATAAAAAACCGTATTTCTGGAATTTTTTTACCTGTTGTATTGATTTTCATTTTCGGATTTTCATTTATTTTTTTATTGATGCTTTCTAATTTCAACCACATTTTATTCTTAATCGTATCATCAATTTTATTATCAACTACATTTGCCATTAAATCTCTCTTAAAATCGGTTTATGATGTTTACAATAAGATGAAGCTTGATTTAGATCAGGGTAGGTTAAAACTTTCTTTCTTGGTAAGTAGGAACACTGAAAATCTTTCCTTAGAAGATTTGGTTTCTGCAGCTATTGAAACGCTTACTGAAAACATTACCGACTCAGTTATCTCCCCCCTTACTTATATTTTCATTTTTGGTCTTTTAGCAATTGTTTTTAGCAGTATAACAATCTTCAATGCTTTATATACTAATTTATTGTTTAATATTTCGTTTAATAAATTTTTCATGCAGAATTATTTTCCCATTGTAATAGCTATTCTGGCTGGGGTTTCTTATCGGGTGATAAATACATTGGATGCTATGGTTGGGTATAAAGATGAAGAAAATATTGATATTGGATGGTTCTCTGCTCGAGTTGATGATTTTCTCAATTATTTCCCTGCCAGGTTTACTGGTGTTTTAATAGTGATTTCTTCCTTTTTATTGAGATATAACTATAGAAATTCATGGAAAGTCATGATTAATGATGCTAATAACACACCCAGCCCCAATTCCGGTTATCCTATGGCTGCAGCAGCAGGTGCTCTGAATGTGCAACTTGAAAAACCTGGAACTTATACATTGGGTGAAAAGTATGATGATTTAACACTTGAAAAAATAATAGAAGCTTTAAAACTCACCATCACCACAATTGCTATTTATTTAATCATCATTTTATCAATTATGGTCTTTATTTATTTATATTTCACATAA
- a CDS encoding tRNA (adenine-N1)-methyltransferase — translation MKILISERGKKFMAGSDDLHTDQGYIKSDDIEKSSPGDVLLTHLGHEFHVVEANINDYIELMDRRCSIILPKDLGVMAAYTGLGSGQRVVEAGTGAGAATIFLGNMVGENGHVYTYELREDFSQIAEKNVKGWGLENVTIKCKNVNEGIDEKDVNLVFLDLPKPWEVIEHARAALKPGGYLVAYTPYIDQVKLFTRILKKREFNHIKSLECLVREIEVRDKGVRPSTRMTGHTGYLSFGRKI, via the coding sequence ATGAAGATTCTCATAAGTGAACGTGGAAAAAAATTCATGGCAGGTTCAGATGACTTGCATACAGACCAGGGTTACATAAAAAGCGATGATATAGAAAAAAGCTCCCCGGGGGATGTTTTACTAACACACTTAGGCCATGAATTCCATGTAGTTGAAGCAAATATCAATGATTACATTGAATTAATGGATCGAAGGTGCTCTATAATACTCCCTAAAGATCTGGGAGTTATGGCAGCCTACACTGGACTGGGTAGTGGTCAGCGAGTAGTGGAAGCCGGAACCGGGGCCGGTGCTGCTACTATATTCCTAGGAAACATGGTAGGAGAAAATGGTCATGTTTATACTTATGAATTGCGGGAAGACTTCTCCCAGATAGCAGAAAAAAATGTTAAAGGATGGGGACTTGAAAATGTAACAATAAAGTGCAAGAACGTGAATGAAGGAATAGATGAAAAAGATGTGAATCTGGTGTTTTTAGATCTTCCCAAACCTTGGGAAGTGATAGAACATGCCCGTGCTGCTCTTAAACCAGGAGGATACCTTGTAGCCTATACTCCTTACATTGACCAGGTGAAACTGTTTACCCGAATACTTAAAAAACGTGAATTTAACCATATTAAGAGTTTAGAATGTCTTGTGCGTGAAATTGAAGTGAGAGATAAAGGTGTGCGTCCCAGCACAAGAATGACTGGGCACACTGGTTATTTAAGCTTTGGGAGGAAAATTTAA
- a CDS encoding cobalt-precorrin 5A hydrolase encodes MKFGIITVTENGKNIASNMVSILENDPTVLGVDVFHKNVKETLNAHFNEYNCWVGIMATGIMVRTICPLIKSKFKDPAVLVMDENGKHVISLLSGHMGGANAFAVKIAGIVGAVPVITTATDLQGKIGLDTLANYMWLEIEQKHLVKMFNQYLAEGDKIDLYLPSRFKFLENHPRISLSYNTHLWDESFLRATLDDYFLDMYPKKMVAGIGSRKGVDEDQLFFALRSALQHIHIPLERLDALATGEMKKDEESIKAVAVKTDLPLEIVPLKAIKEFEHSDCTPSELVQREFGVVGVSEPTALIQAGVGAELILKKTAFNGVTVALAVGGSRKL; translated from the coding sequence ATGAAGTTTGGGATAATAACAGTCACTGAAAATGGTAAAAACATTGCCAGTAACATGGTATCTATTCTTGAAAACGATCCCACTGTTTTAGGTGTTGATGTTTTTCATAAAAACGTTAAAGAAACATTAAACGCGCATTTCAATGAATATAACTGCTGGGTTGGTATTATGGCCACTGGTATCATGGTAAGAACTATATGTCCTCTAATCAAATCGAAATTCAAAGATCCTGCGGTCCTGGTTATGGACGAGAATGGTAAACACGTGATTAGTTTATTATCTGGACATATGGGGGGAGCTAATGCTTTCGCTGTTAAAATAGCAGGTATTGTTGGCGCAGTCCCAGTCATCACCACTGCAACAGATTTACAGGGCAAAATAGGCCTTGATACCTTGGCAAATTATATGTGGCTTGAAATAGAGCAGAAGCATCTGGTAAAAATGTTTAACCAGTATCTAGCTGAAGGTGATAAAATAGATCTGTACTTACCTTCACGTTTCAAGTTTTTAGAAAATCATCCCAGGATCAGCTTGTCATATAATACTCATTTATGGGATGAATCATTCCTAAGAGCCACTTTAGATGATTATTTTTTGGATATGTATCCTAAAAAGATGGTGGCAGGTATTGGAAGTCGTAAAGGTGTTGACGAGGATCAACTTTTTTTTGCACTGCGCTCTGCCTTGCAGCATATCCATATTCCCCTAGAAAGGTTGGATGCCTTGGCCACGGGTGAGATGAAGAAAGATGAAGAAAGTATCAAAGCCGTTGCTGTTAAAACAGATCTGCCCTTAGAAATTGTTCCTCTAAAAGCTATTAAAGAATTTGAGCATTCAGATTGCACCCCTTCTGAACTGGTGCAACGTGAATTTGGTGTTGTTGGTGTATCAGAACCCACAGCACTTATTCAGGCGGGGGTTGGTGCTGAATTAATTTTGAAAAAAACTGCATTCAACGGAGTTACGGTTGCGCTTGCCGTAGGTGGAAGTAGAAAGCTTTAA
- a CDS encoding AAA family ATPase, translating to MNIFEELGEKNSVFKCKKFLDHRFLPDNLPHREDQIKAVAKYWVEALKNVTPPDVTIYGKTGTGKTAVAKFAKKQLSEVSKEKNVNVRVEYIRCTDFTTEYQVIARLCQQMGQDVPYRGWTKAEVINAFRNLFKKNVFGNNLILIIILDEIDILLKNDGDGLLYTLTRTDNVSIASISNFVDFKQFIKPRVRSSLRDREIVFPPYNAQQLVDILNERSKLSFNEGVLHDEVIPLCAALAAKEEGDARYALDLLRTSGEIADEKGTEMVYEEYVREAKDQIEHNKVTDIVMTLPSQQQKVLESLIFLTKRKEEITSGRLYDVYKDITKGDSVSYRRIFDFINELEMLGLISTKTVSRGRGKGRTNLITLQCDMVLLEDAMWNG from the coding sequence ATGAACATCTTTGAGGAATTGGGCGAGAAAAATTCGGTTTTCAAATGTAAAAAATTTTTGGATCATAGATTTTTACCGGATAATTTACCTCACCGTGAGGATCAGATTAAGGCTGTGGCTAAGTACTGGGTTGAGGCCTTGAAAAATGTAACTCCTCCAGATGTTACCATTTATGGGAAAACAGGCACTGGGAAAACAGCTGTTGCTAAATTTGCCAAAAAACAGCTCAGCGAAGTTTCTAAGGAAAAAAATGTGAACGTGCGGGTTGAGTATATTCGTTGCACAGATTTCACTACAGAATACCAAGTAATAGCTCGTTTGTGCCAGCAAATGGGTCAGGATGTGCCATATAGGGGTTGGACTAAGGCAGAGGTTATAAATGCTTTCCGAAACCTTTTTAAGAAGAATGTTTTTGGTAATAATTTGATTTTAATAATCATTCTTGATGAAATTGATATTCTCCTGAAAAATGACGGTGATGGTCTTCTTTATACTCTTACCCGAACAGATAATGTTTCCATAGCATCTATAAGTAACTTTGTAGATTTCAAACAATTCATCAAACCCCGAGTGAGGAGCAGTCTCAGGGACCGGGAAATTGTTTTCCCTCCTTACAATGCACAGCAACTGGTGGACATTCTAAATGAACGTTCAAAGTTGTCATTCAATGAAGGAGTACTGCATGATGAAGTCATCCCTTTATGCGCTGCTCTTGCTGCAAAGGAAGAAGGTGATGCCAGGTATGCGCTTGATCTACTTCGAACTTCTGGAGAAATAGCTGATGAGAAAGGCACAGAAATGGTTTATGAAGAATACGTACGTGAAGCCAAGGATCAGATTGAACACAACAAAGTAACTGATATTGTTATGACCTTACCCAGTCAGCAGCAGAAAGTACTGGAATCACTAATCTTTTTAACTAAACGAAAAGAAGAAATCACTTCCGGAAGACTCTACGATGTTTACAAAGATATAACTAAGGGCGATTCAGTTTCATACAGGCGAATTTTCGATTTTATCAATGAACTGGAAATGTTAGGATTAATATCAACAAAAACAGTATCACGCGGCAGGGGTAAAGGAAGAACAAATCTCATAACTTTACAGTGTGACATGGTACTTCTTGAAGATGCCATGTGGAATGGTTAA